In a single window of the Silurus meridionalis isolate SWU-2019-XX chromosome 8, ASM1480568v1, whole genome shotgun sequence genome:
- the rcor1 gene encoding REST corepressor 1 isoform X2, with translation MPAMLEKGTTEISGKRRGRNSVSNPTKSFTSNGNSNNSWEEGSSPSSSDDEHGGMRVGPQFQAVVPDYDPEVAKASQERENLGMLVWIPNQNLSESKLDEYIAIAKEKHGYNMEQALGMLFWHKHNIEKSLADLPNFTPFPDEWTVEDKVLFEQGFSFHGKTFHRIQQMLPDKSIASLVRFYYSWKKTRSKTSVMDRHARKQKRDREESDDEADETHCNSPGDNELESNKEEKKEGASALEKQDTKPALVQKQAPHTEKPAHVKKEAQGPRNHHRAKRKPPKGMHLNQSDVTAMSSSGPAAASVLRQLDMELIAIKRQIQSIKQNNSALREALDTGVEEFRPAEVNQKFNTRWTTEEQLLAVQAIRKYGRDFQAISDVIGNKSVVQVKNFFVNYRRRFNLDEVLQEWEAEHGVEASKSSEEEKMEVSSEEGTTTPVPPEDQKEEPMPTEAQTPSAS, from the exons ATGCCCGCGATGTTGGAAAAGGGGACGACGGAGATTTCAGGGAAGAGAAGAGGCAGAAACTCGGTGAGCAATCCGACCAAAAGTTTCACGTCGAATGGCAACAGTAACAACTCTTGGGAGGAAGGAAGTTCGCCTTCCTCCAGCGATGACGAGCACG GAGGGATGCGAGTCGGCCCACAGTTTCAGGCTGTAGTTCCAGACTACGACCCCG AAGTGGCCAAGGCGAGCCAGGAGAGGGAAAACTTGGGAATGCTGGTGTGGATTCCTAACCAAAATCTGTCTGAGTCTAAAT TGGATGAATATATTGCTATTGCCAAAGAGAAACATGGGTACAACATGGAgcag GCATTAGGAATGCTTTTCtggcacaaacacaacatagagaAGTCTTTAGCAGACCTTCCTAACTTCACCCCATTCCCTGACGAATGGACAGTGGAAGACAAAGTGCTGTTTGAACAGGGTTTCAGCTTTCACGGCAAAACTTTCCACCGCATCCAACAAATG CTTCCAGACAAGTCTATTGCAAGCCTTGTTCGATTCTATTACTCCTGGAAGAAAACACGCAGCAAAACCAGTGTCATGGACCGCCATGCTCGCAAACAGAAGAGagatcgtgaggagag CGATGACGAGGCTGATGAGACACACTGCAACTCTCCAGGTGACAACGAATTAGAGTCAAacaaggaggagaaaaaagag GGTGCATCTGCTCTTGAAAAACAGGATACAAAACCTGCACTTGTCCAGAAG cAAGCACCTCACACAGAAAAGCCAGCTCATGTTAAAAAGGAAGCACAAGGTCCAAGGAACCACCACCGTGCCAAGAGAAAGCCTCCCAAAGGCATGCACCTAAACCAGAGTGATGTGACAGCCATGTCAAGCAGTGGCCCTGCCGCAGCCAGCGTTCTCAGGCAGCTGGACATGGAGCTCATTGCAATTAAACGACAG ATTCAGAGCATCAAACAGAACAACAGCGCCTTAAGAGAAGCGCTTGATACAGGGGTAGAGGAGTTTCGGCCAGCTGAG GTGAATCAGAAATTTAACACACGCTGGACTACAGAGGAGCAGCTTCTTGCAGTACAAG CCATTAGGAAATATGGAAGGGACTTTCAGGCAATTTCCGACGTCATCGGCAACAAGTCAGTGGTTCAGGTGAAGAACTTCTTCGTAAACTACCGTCGACGCTTTAATTTGGACGAGGTGCTGCAAGAGTGGGAGGCAGAACATGGTGTAGAAGCCTCCAAGAGCTCGGAGGAAGAAAAAATGGAGGTGTCCTCTGAGGAAGGAACCACAACACCTGTACCACCAGAGGACCAGAAAGAG GAACCGATGCCTACAGAAGCACAGACCCCTTCTGCCTCTTGA
- the rcor1 gene encoding REST corepressor 1 isoform X1, which translates to MPAMLEKGTTEISGKRRGRNSVSNPTKSFTSNGNSNNSWEEGSSPSSSDDEHGAGGMRVGPQFQAVVPDYDPEVAKASQERENLGMLVWIPNQNLSESKLDEYIAIAKEKHGYNMEQALGMLFWHKHNIEKSLADLPNFTPFPDEWTVEDKVLFEQGFSFHGKTFHRIQQMLPDKSIASLVRFYYSWKKTRSKTSVMDRHARKQKRDREESDDEADETHCNSPGDNELESNKEEKKEGASALEKQDTKPALVQKQAPHTEKPAHVKKEAQGPRNHHRAKRKPPKGMHLNQSDVTAMSSSGPAAASVLRQLDMELIAIKRQIQSIKQNNSALREALDTGVEEFRPAEVNQKFNTRWTTEEQLLAVQAIRKYGRDFQAISDVIGNKSVVQVKNFFVNYRRRFNLDEVLQEWEAEHGVEASKSSEEEKMEVSSEEGTTTPVPPEDQKEEPMPTEAQTPSAS; encoded by the exons ATGCCCGCGATGTTGGAAAAGGGGACGACGGAGATTTCAGGGAAGAGAAGAGGCAGAAACTCGGTGAGCAATCCGACCAAAAGTTTCACGTCGAATGGCAACAGTAACAACTCTTGGGAGGAAGGAAGTTCGCCTTCCTCCAGCGATGACGAGCACG GTGCAGGAGGGATGCGAGTCGGCCCACAGTTTCAGGCTGTAGTTCCAGACTACGACCCCG AAGTGGCCAAGGCGAGCCAGGAGAGGGAAAACTTGGGAATGCTGGTGTGGATTCCTAACCAAAATCTGTCTGAGTCTAAAT TGGATGAATATATTGCTATTGCCAAAGAGAAACATGGGTACAACATGGAgcag GCATTAGGAATGCTTTTCtggcacaaacacaacatagagaAGTCTTTAGCAGACCTTCCTAACTTCACCCCATTCCCTGACGAATGGACAGTGGAAGACAAAGTGCTGTTTGAACAGGGTTTCAGCTTTCACGGCAAAACTTTCCACCGCATCCAACAAATG CTTCCAGACAAGTCTATTGCAAGCCTTGTTCGATTCTATTACTCCTGGAAGAAAACACGCAGCAAAACCAGTGTCATGGACCGCCATGCTCGCAAACAGAAGAGagatcgtgaggagag CGATGACGAGGCTGATGAGACACACTGCAACTCTCCAGGTGACAACGAATTAGAGTCAAacaaggaggagaaaaaagag GGTGCATCTGCTCTTGAAAAACAGGATACAAAACCTGCACTTGTCCAGAAG cAAGCACCTCACACAGAAAAGCCAGCTCATGTTAAAAAGGAAGCACAAGGTCCAAGGAACCACCACCGTGCCAAGAGAAAGCCTCCCAAAGGCATGCACCTAAACCAGAGTGATGTGACAGCCATGTCAAGCAGTGGCCCTGCCGCAGCCAGCGTTCTCAGGCAGCTGGACATGGAGCTCATTGCAATTAAACGACAG ATTCAGAGCATCAAACAGAACAACAGCGCCTTAAGAGAAGCGCTTGATACAGGGGTAGAGGAGTTTCGGCCAGCTGAG GTGAATCAGAAATTTAACACACGCTGGACTACAGAGGAGCAGCTTCTTGCAGTACAAG CCATTAGGAAATATGGAAGGGACTTTCAGGCAATTTCCGACGTCATCGGCAACAAGTCAGTGGTTCAGGTGAAGAACTTCTTCGTAAACTACCGTCGACGCTTTAATTTGGACGAGGTGCTGCAAGAGTGGGAGGCAGAACATGGTGTAGAAGCCTCCAAGAGCTCGGAGGAAGAAAAAATGGAGGTGTCCTCTGAGGAAGGAACCACAACACCTGTACCACCAGAGGACCAGAAAGAG GAACCGATGCCTACAGAAGCACAGACCCCTTCTGCCTCTTGA